In Acidisarcina polymorpha, the DNA window TTGCCAATTTAAGGCTTGGGCTTACGCAAGGCTACTCCGCGCCGCAGTCGGTCGTGCGCAGAGTGATACAGCAAATGGATGCTCTGGCGGTTGCGAACCCGGAGCAGTCGGTCTTCTACTCGCCTGCGAAACGCAGTGGAGATGCTGCCTTTCAGAACGCATTCCGCCAGCTCATTCTGAACCAGATCAATCCAGCTTTGAAGTCTTACCGCGACTTTCTGCAGACGGAATACCTTCCAAAGGCGAGGGAGGGCGTCGCAATCTCCGATCTGCCTAATGGGGCTGCCTGCTACCAAGCGTTTCTTCGCTCCAGTACCACCCTGGAGCGAACGCCGCAGGAAATCTTCGACCTGGGTCAGAAGACCGTGCGCGAGAACGTAGCGGAGATTGAGAAAATCGGAGAGGCAAAGTATCAAAGCACAGACCTGCCTACCATCGTGGCAAAGATCAAAAGCAGTTCCGTGGAGCACTTCCAATCGAAAGACGACCTTCTTGGGTTCTCGCAGCAGTTGCTTCAACGGGCGAAGGATGTGACCGCTAGGCAACTCATCACCCGGATGCCACAACAGGATGTTGTCATTCGGCCGCTCTCGGCCTTTGAAGAAGATGCAGGTGTTGGGTCTCGTTTTCAAGGACAGCCCGATTCCAGACAAGCGGCCGTTTTTCTGATCAGACTAGATGACTGGCATACCGAGACGCGGTCCGACGCTGAAATCAACACGGTACATGAAGCAGTGCCCGGACACTATCTACAAAAGGCCTTGGCACGTGAACTACAGCCACCTACGCGCTTGTCGAAGCTGATCGATAATGACGCGTACACGGAGGGTTGGGCACGGTATGCGGAGACTATGGGCGAAGAGGCCAAAATCTACGATACAGAGGATGCTGACGTGATGCGCAGATTGTGGCCGGCACGCGGCATGGTTGTCGACCCCGGCCTTCACGTGTTCCACTGGACACGGCAGCAGGCAGTGGACTATATAGTGTCTTCAGGCCACTTTTCTGCGGACGCGGCCAATGACTATGTTGACCGCATGGCGGTAATGCCCGGCCAGCTTACCTCCTACGATTCCGGCGGACTGGAGATCAAGGCCCTTCGTGCCGAGTCGCAGGAAAGGCTAGGGGCTCTCTTTGATCTGCGTCATTTTAATCAGGCAGTGCTAGAAGAGGGAGTTGTTCCTCTTGGAGAACTGCGTGCCCACCTCAAGGCTTGGATGGCCGACCAGCTGCTTCACAAATGATTGCCACGGATCAGACTTGGACCTACCGGGAGACCGTGTTGTAACCCCACTGGCCCTCATAAATGCACTTCTCGTTACCGAGTCGTTTAGCGTTTCAGTTGATGCCAAATCGCCAAGTCACTCACAGAGCATACGCCGAGCTGCAAACCTGATTTGGCCTGATATCAGCAATCGCCATGAAGACTGGGAATTAAGAGATGGCTTTACGCGAGGGCCTAGGGTTTTCGACAACCTGACAATCTAAGACCGAATTGCGCTGAACTTAGACTAGCTAAGTGTATTCTGTGGACGATTGGTGACAACGTGTAGAGTGCGGAAGAAAAGAGGGAGCATTCTATGGACAGGCGTAACTTTCTCGCTGGTTTTGCAGCATTTGCTGCCACTCAAACCGTTCAAACCGCAGCCGGGCAGGTCAACAACCTTTCCGCGGGATTGCTCCGGCTGAAGGTGTCGGACGGAACATCGATTGACTTGGAAGAGGGAGGAAGCGGTCCAAGCCTCCTCTTGGTCCATGGGGCGGGAAGCTTTCGCAAAGCGTGGGCGCGCGTCACGCCGCTGCTCCAGTTCCAATTCCATACCTACGCCATGGATCGGCGGGGCCATGGAGACAGCACGGACGCCCCCGCCTACTCGCTCGAGCGCGAAGCCGACGATGTTGCTCAGGTCGCTGCACAACTCCCTGAACCCGTCTTCGTGCTCGGTCACTCCTACGGCGGGATTGTCACCCTGGAAGCATTGAAGCGCAGCAACCGCTTCAAGCGGGCTGCCCTTTACGAGCCGCCCATGCCCGTCTCTGGCGGCATGGTAAGCCAGTCGCCGAAAGCTGTCTGCGATGCGCTTGAAACGGGAGACAATGAGGCTGCTCTCGTAACTTTCTTCACTGATTACGCAAAGTTGTCTCCAGCGGTCATTGCGAAGTTTCGGAGTGACCCAACATGGCCGCAGCGGGTCAAGCTTGCTCCAACGATCTGCCGTGAGATAACGGCGGTACGCCAATATCACTTCGATCCGGCCTCGTTCGAGCAGGTCAAGACACCGATGATGTTTTTCCTGGGAAGCAACAGCCCCAAAACGATGGAGACGAGCGTTCGGACCGTAGCTGAAGTCCTTCACAGACCCGTGACGGTACTCCCCGGCCAACAG includes these proteins:
- a CDS encoding DUF885 domain-containing protein — encoded protein: MDFCRTAKVALLAITITPTSGHSQTTTAMLNQLADRFVDQQLQYDPTLTYTSGLPTHDHSRFADRSPKALSVHDQEEREDLKALLTLPIARLAQPDRATYSNLRERLESDLQLRVCRTELWDVNHFDGWQSEFAEVAERQPAGSAEERKQALQRWGSMPQYLDVEIANLRLGLTQGYSAPQSVVRRVIQQMDALAVANPEQSVFYSPAKRSGDAAFQNAFRQLILNQINPALKSYRDFLQTEYLPKAREGVAISDLPNGAACYQAFLRSSTTLERTPQEIFDLGQKTVRENVAEIEKIGEAKYQSTDLPTIVAKIKSSSVEHFQSKDDLLGFSQQLLQRAKDVTARQLITRMPQQDVVIRPLSAFEEDAGVGSRFQGQPDSRQAAVFLIRLDDWHTETRSDAEINTVHEAVPGHYLQKALARELQPPTRLSKLIDNDAYTEGWARYAETMGEEAKIYDTEDADVMRRLWPARGMVVDPGLHVFHWTRQQAVDYIVSSGHFSADAANDYVDRMAVMPGQLTSYDSGGLEIKALRAESQERLGALFDLRHFNQAVLEEGVVPLGELRAHLKAWMADQLLHK
- a CDS encoding alpha/beta fold hydrolase — translated: MDRRNFLAGFAAFAATQTVQTAAGQVNNLSAGLLRLKVSDGTSIDLEEGGSGPSLLLVHGAGSFRKAWARVTPLLQFQFHTYAMDRRGHGDSTDAPAYSLEREADDVAQVAAQLPEPVFVLGHSYGGIVTLEALKRSNRFKRAALYEPPMPVSGGMVSQSPKAVCDALETGDNEAALVTFFTDYAKLSPAVIAKFRSDPTWPQRVKLAPTICREITAVRQYHFDPASFEQVKTPMMFFLGSNSPKTMETSVRTVAEVLHRPVTVLPGQQHDAMYTAPDLLARELTSYLLA